In Chaetodon trifascialis isolate fChaTrf1 chromosome 6, fChaTrf1.hap1, whole genome shotgun sequence, one DNA window encodes the following:
- the stx2b gene encoding syntaxin-2 isoform X2 has product MKDRLSELTASRTQAEEDAAVAVEGDGFMESFFRRVEEVRGLIDKISYQVEEVRKMHSMILSAPNPDDRTKDQLDALTSDIKGNANVVRTKLKSMEQSMPRDDVANRSSVDFRIQKTQHTVLSRKFVEVMTQYNETQVSFRERSKGRIQRQLEITGRLTTDEELENMLESGNPSIFTSDIISDSQITRQALNEIESRHQDIMRLESSIRELHAMFMDMAMLVETQGEMVDNIEKNVSNAAEYICSAKEETKKAVRYQKKSRRRLVCLAMCGAAALLLLLIIIVGVFE; this is encoded by the exons ATGAAGGACCGACTCTCTGAACTGACTGCT AGCAGGACACAAGCAGAGGAGGATGCTGCAGTCGCAGTGGAAGGAGACGGCTTCATGGAGAGCTTCTTCAGGAGG GTGGAGGAAGTTCGAGGACTCATTGATAAGATCTCCTACCAGGTGGAAGAGGTGAGGAAGATGCACAGCATGATCCTGTCTGCACCCAACCCCGACGACA gaACAAAGGATCAACTGGATGCGCTGACCAGCGATATCAAAGGGAACGCCAATGTGGTGCGAACTAAACTGAAAT CCATGGAGCAAAGCATGCCCAGAGACGATGTGGCCAACAGATCCTCTGTGGACTTCAGGATCCAGAAAACACAG CACACGGTGCTGTCCAGGAAGTTTGTGGAGGTCATGACCCAGTACAACGAGACTCAAGTGTCCTTTCGTGAAAGAAGCAAAGGAAGGATCCAGAGACAGCTGGAGATAA CTGGAAGACTGACCACCGACGAAGAACTCGAGAACATGCTAGAAAGTGGAAATCCATCAATCTTCACATCTGAT ATCATCTCTGACTCCCAGATCACACGTCAGGCTCTAAATGAGATAGAGTCACGACACCAGGACATCATGCGTCTGGAGTCGAGCATCAGAGAACTCCACGCCATGTTCATGGACATGGCGATGCTGGTGGAAACTCAG GGAGAAATGGTTGACAACATCGAGAAGAACGTCTCAAACGCAGCCGAATACATTTGCAGTGCAAAGGAAGAGACCAAGAAAGCCGTGAGATACCAGAAGAAATCCCGGAGG
- the stx2b gene encoding syntaxin-2 isoform X1 has protein sequence MKDRLSELTASRTQAEEDAAVAVEGDGFMESFFRRVEEVRGLIDKISYQVEEVRKMHSMILSAPNPDDRTKDQLDALTSDIKGNANVVRTKLKSMEQSMPRDDVANRSSVDFRIQKTQHTVLSRKFVEVMTQYNETQVSFRERSKGRIQRQLEITGRLTTDEELENMLESGNPSIFTSDIISDSQITRQALNEIESRHQDIMRLESSIRELHAMFMDMAMLVETQGEMVDNIEKNVSNAAEYICSAKEETKKAVRYQKKSRRKYIILAFALLILLAVIALIVGLSVGLTKPPV, from the exons ATGAAGGACCGACTCTCTGAACTGACTGCT AGCAGGACACAAGCAGAGGAGGATGCTGCAGTCGCAGTGGAAGGAGACGGCTTCATGGAGAGCTTCTTCAGGAGG GTGGAGGAAGTTCGAGGACTCATTGATAAGATCTCCTACCAGGTGGAAGAGGTGAGGAAGATGCACAGCATGATCCTGTCTGCACCCAACCCCGACGACA gaACAAAGGATCAACTGGATGCGCTGACCAGCGATATCAAAGGGAACGCCAATGTGGTGCGAACTAAACTGAAAT CCATGGAGCAAAGCATGCCCAGAGACGATGTGGCCAACAGATCCTCTGTGGACTTCAGGATCCAGAAAACACAG CACACGGTGCTGTCCAGGAAGTTTGTGGAGGTCATGACCCAGTACAACGAGACTCAAGTGTCCTTTCGTGAAAGAAGCAAAGGAAGGATCCAGAGACAGCTGGAGATAA CTGGAAGACTGACCACCGACGAAGAACTCGAGAACATGCTAGAAAGTGGAAATCCATCAATCTTCACATCTGAT ATCATCTCTGACTCCCAGATCACACGTCAGGCTCTAAATGAGATAGAGTCACGACACCAGGACATCATGCGTCTGGAGTCGAGCATCAGAGAACTCCACGCCATGTTCATGGACATGGCGATGCTGGTGGAAACTCAG GGAGAAATGGTTGACAACATCGAGAAGAACGTCTCAAACGCAGCCGAATACATTTGCAGTGCAAAGGAAGAGACCAAGAAAGCCGTGAGATACCAGAAGAAATCCCGGAGG AAATACATCATCCTCGCCTTTGCTCTGTTGATCCTGCTTGCTGTCATTGCACTAATCGTTGGCCTGTCTGTCGGACTAACCAAACCTCc